TTATCACGGAGTAAAAGGACGAAGCCGAGGAATTCGACTCTGGCTATGGAGGTCAATCTCCTTGGCTTCGTTGAGCAGTGTCGGCAGCTAGTCAAACAAGGTTGGGGATCGCGCGCGCCCGCCAGCGGTGGGTTCGCCCGCTAGAAGCATGTCGTTCTCCACTGTCTTCTGCTCGAAGACGGCCACAGCTACCGTGAAACACCGAATCGGCTGAAGTACATGGCCGAGGTTCGTGACGCACTCGGCTTAGATTGGGACGACCTCCCAGGCTACAGTACGATCTACAAGTCGTTCGACCGACTGAAAATATGGGTGTGACGGGCGCTGCTGCGCGCTTCGGCGCAGCAGCACCCGCAGTCTGGCCATGTAGCACTCGGCAACACATTCTTCGACCGCCGCTCAGCTTCATCGTACTCCTGCCAGCGGCCAGGAAGCAACGTTCAAACGTTGAAAGTCATGACACTCTCCGATAGAGAGTCGCTCGTGGTTCTTGACGTACACATCTCTGCCCGATGGAAACACGATACGAAGACCGGGCCGTAGGTCGTCCGCCGGAACGCGGACGACCTGCTGTCTGTCGCCACTGACAAAGCCTTCCACAACTGGATCACGAGATACGAATTCTACGCGCTCGGTATCGAGCCACTCATCTTACAGCGTGGATCGAGACCGGTGACGCCTGGCAACAACGCACACATCCGGGTAAACATCACTCTCAGCGCTGGATGGCCGAAACATCGTACTTGACGACAAAGCACTCGCTCGGCGACGCCGTGCGAGCGCTCGGCTGGTATCGACAGTTCCATGAGAGCGTCCTCATGTTCGCCATCTCCAACATAGAACCGCTCTGTGAATCACTCTAACCGGGACTCAGCATCTATTCAACACGGCACTAATTTGTTATACTAAACGTCGCTGTGGATTCGGCGGCCATAGTTTCATTCGTCACGATAGCGTCAATCTGGTACTCACCCCCGATGTACCGCTGTGGCAGACTGAACTCGAGAGTTGGTTGAGCGAGAGATTGCTCGCCGTCCCACGTGATAGTTACAGTACTAGTATCCAAAGTTTCGCCCTCAGAGACATCAACTGTTCCTCCGGCAGTCTCAACCGTATTGACCTCCCAGTCTGCCCAGAGCTTGCTAATTTCGATGCTGGTGTGGTCGCTGGCATCCACCGCGATTGTTATAACTCCTCCTGGAGAGATCTCCTTCGAATCAACTGAGGCAGTGATTGATGGAACGGTACCCTGGAATTGTAATTGTGGATAATCATCAGGGTCGGTCAGGACTATCCATGTCTGCTCAAAATCGAGCGCAGGCATGTTTTGTTTCGGTGTCTGGCCTTGCATCTCAGCAGTTTGTAACCCAGTCACATCGCCATTACCCTCGCCGATACCTGTCTGTTGGCCTGTTGACTCAGTATCCCAATACGAACTTCCGATTTCCGAATTGAACCCATTTCCAACGAGACCGCCAATTCTCGTGTTTCCACTTGGAGTACCGGTGGCGTAGCTTGTTTTCACTGTCCCGTTGTAATTGTTTCCAATCAGTCCACCAACATCCATATCACCGCTTGGGGCACCCGTAGCATAGCTCGACTTCACTGTCCCATCATAATTGTTCCCAACTAGTCCTCCAATATTTGTCTCACCGCTTGCAGCGCCCGTGGCATAGTTTGTACTCACTGTCCCCGAGTTCTCTCCGACAAGCCCGCCGACACTTCTAAAACCGTTTACAGGGCCATCAGCATGGCTTGTGCGTACGGTCCCCAGATTCTGCCCAATTAGACCCCCGATCGTACCACCGCCTGCGGCTTCTTGATCTCCCGTCGTGAAATCACCAGTTACGTTAGTATTCGCTGAACATGCACGCACAGTCCCGTTCCTGTTAGCGCCCATGAGTCCACCGGCACGCTCAAACCCAGTGACAGTCCCCTCAACATGGAGATCCGTGACCTCCCCGCCAGCATTATATCCGATGAATCCGATATTACTCATTTCTGGCTGGGAGATATCAACGGTAATCGTGTGTCCATTGCCGTCAAACGCCCCCGCGAGATGCGGTATGTAGAGGCCGTAGGTGACGTTAGTGAGGTCTATGTCTGCAGTCAACTGCCAGTTATTGTCTTGCTGCTGTGTAAACCCAAGTGCGTCCTTGATTCCCTGAACGTCTGCAATCTCAATGTAGGTGTCGACGACGTTCAAACTCTCATAATCTGCTACATTTAGACTCTTTCCAGAGGATTTCCAGTCCTGGTACTGCTCAGAAAATAGTCCACCGGCACTGAGCCGTTGCTCACCGTTGATATTGACTGCTGTAACGTCGTAGTGACTGTTATCCAGTGTTACGTCTCCCTCATACGCCCCAATAATCCCCCCGATAGGATTCCCGCCACTGATGTCGCCACTGACCGAACAATCACTTACTGTCCCATTACGAATTGATCCAATAAGGCCACCAACGTTTCTGCCGCCGCTGACAGTGACGCTGCCAGAACAGCCAGATATTATCCCACCGCTATTGGAGCCGATAAGCCCTCCCGTAGTACCATTACTGTTCACAGTACCATCAATAGAACAATTGGTTACTGTTCCGGAATTCAACCCAACGAGGCCCCCTATATGACCATTACCTGTCACATTGTGGTTTGCGAGCGTGACTCCGTCAATTTTGCCGTCATTCGATTCAATCAAACCGATATCTGATTCATCTGGTCGATCAATAACGAGATCGGCTATCTTGTACCCATTTCCACTAAGTGAACCTGCAAATTCACCAATAGAGGCG
The window above is part of the Halosimplex rubrum genome. Proteins encoded here:
- a CDS encoding GLUG motif-containing protein, whose protein sequence is MRTATEITDWDDLDEIRNEMSGDYVLVNDLDANIAGYDTHVTDPDNGWDPIGGTFSGTLDGNGHEISDLVINRPEQGEIGLFAENDGTVKQLSVVDCDITGDSAVGSLIGINESNGIISSCSATGSVSANEYVGGLIGSNNGGEVSASDAANTISGGESTGGLLGYNYNGTVTKCYATGTVDGTLSTGGLVGTNTGTVSQAYATGGASGTQNVGGLIGQNFDGSGDTGYATGPVSGDSYVGGVVGSHVRGEQSSSYWDIESTGQQSGVGDGDGDVTGLQTAEMKGKTAKQSMGAFDFENVWVVTGPENYPRLRLAHQVIEIEDWNELRYVQEYLEGDFRLARDLDRNTPGYDQQVGNPDAGWEPLGASIGEFAGSLSGNGYKIADLVIDRPDESDIGLIESNDGKIDGVTLANHNVTGNGHIGGLVGLNSGTVTNCSIDGTVNSNGTTGGLIGSNSGGIISGCSGSVTVSGGRNVGGLIGSIRNGTVSDCSVSGDISGGNPIGGIIGAYEGDVTLDNSHYDVTAVNINGEQRLSAGGLFSEQYQDWKSSGKSLNVADYESLNVVDTYIEIADVQGIKDALGFTQQQDNNWQLTADIDLTNVTYGLYIPHLAGAFDGNGHTITVDISQPEMSNIGFIGYNAGGEVTDLHVEGTVTGFERAGGLMGANRNGTVRACSANTNVTGDFTTGDQEAAGGGTIGGLIGQNLGTVRTSHADGPVNGFRSVGGLVGENSGTVSTNYATGAASGETNIGGLVGNNYDGTVKSSYATGAPSGDMDVGGLIGNNYNGTVKTSYATGTPSGNTRIGGLVGNGFNSEIGSSYWDTESTGQQTGIGEGNGDVTGLQTAEMQGQTPKQNMPALDFEQTWIVLTDPDDYPQLQFQGTVPSITASVDSKEISPGGVITIAVDASDHTSIEISKLWADWEVNTVETAGGTVDVSEGETLDTSTVTITWDGEQSLAQPTLEFSLPQRYIGGEYQIDAIVTNETMAAESTATFSITN